The Candidatus Berkelbacteria bacterium region GGAGAAAATCTTGAAATGTCTTTTAATCAGAGATATCTGCTTGAGGTATTGGAGCCCATAAATTCCGATAGCGTCATTCTGCGTTTTTCAGGCGCGAGCCGGCCCCTTTTAATTCAAAATCCCCGCGATGTTTCGTATCTTTATCTGGTAATGCCGATGAAGAGTTCGTGAGCTATTAAGTTTATCTAAATAAGAAAACCGCCGGGGAGTGCCCTGCTCCCTCGGCGGTTTTTGCTCTTTTTATCCTTATGGTTCGGAATCCGTTTGCGCGGCTATGGTTTTCTTCCGGAGGTAAAGCAGAATCAGCCCCCCTAGCACTCTGCCGACAAATGGAAGCGCCGTAACGAAGAGAAAAAGGTCCTCCTCTTTGGCGCCACCACCCCATTCGGTCTTGGCTATGTATACAGCATTACCGGCGAAAACGAGCACGAAATACAAAGAGACGAGCGCGCCAAGCCCGGCAAGCGCGGCGCCAAGCGCGGTGTACGTGGCGGCTAACGCGACAAGCTCAACGGCAAATGCAGCAGCTTCGGATGC contains the following coding sequences:
- a CDS encoding DNA polymerase III subunit beta, giving the protein GENLEMSFNQRYLLEVLEPINSDSVILRFSGASRPLLIQNPRDVSYLYLVMPMKSS